A single region of the Capra hircus breed San Clemente chromosome 14, ASM170441v1, whole genome shotgun sequence genome encodes:
- the TRIB1 gene encoding tribbles homolog 1 — protein sequence MRVGPVRSAMNGVSQPRTPALLLAAGRGTPAKRLLDADDAAAVAAKCPRLSECSSPPDYLSPPGSPCSPQPPPAAPGAGGGSGSAPGPSRIADYLLLPLAEREHVSRALCIHTGRELRCKVFPIKHYQDKIRPYIQLPSHRNITGIVEVILGETKAYVFFERDFGDMHSYVRSRKRLREEEAARLFKQIVSAVAHCHQSAIVLGDLKLRKFVFSTEERTQLRLESLEDTHIIKGEDDALSDKHGCPAYVSPEILNTTGTYSGKAADVWSLGVMLYTLLVGRYPFHDSDPSALFSKIRRGQFCIPDHISPKARCLIRSLLRREPSERLTAPEILLHPWFESVLEPGYVDSEVGTSDQIVPEYQEDSDISSFFC from the exons ATGCGGGTCGGTCCCGTGCGCTCTGCCATGAACGGCGTCTCGCAGCCCCGCACTCCGGCCTTGTTGCTCGCCGCCGGCCGGGGCACCCCGGCCAAACGCCTGCTGGACGCGGACGACGCGGCGGCCGTGGCGGCCAAGTGCCCACGTCTCTCCGAGTGTTCGAGCCCCCCGGACTACCTCAGCCCCCCTGGCTCTCCCTGCAGCCCGCAGCCTCCGCCCGCCGCTCCAGGGGCCGGCGGCGGCTCCGGGAGCGCGCCGGGGCCCAGCCGCATCGCTGACTACCTGCTGCTACCCCTGGCTGAGCGCGAGCATGTGTCCCGGGCACTGTGCATCCACACCGGCCGCGAGCTGCGCTGCAAG GTGTTTCCCATTAAACACTACCAGGACAAAATCCGGCCTTACATCCAGCTGCCATCACATAGGAATATCACGGGCATCGTGGAGGTGATCCTTGGGGAAACAAAGGCCTACGTCTTCTTTGAGAGGGACTTTGGGGACATGCACTCCTATGTGCGCAGCCGGAAGAGGTTGCGGGAAGAGGAGGCCGCCCGGCTCTTCAAGCAGATTGTCTCTGCCGTCGCCCACTGCCACCAGTCAGCCATTGTGCTGGGGGACCTGAAGCTTAGGAAGTTTGTCTTCTCCACCGAAGAGAG AACCCAGCTCAGACTGGAAAGTCTTGAAGATACACACATAATCAAGGGAGAAGATGATGCTTTGTCAGACAAACACGGCTGCCCAGCCTATGTGAGCCCTGAGATTCTGAACACCACGGGGACCTACTCCGGAAAGGCAGCGGACGTTTGGAGCCTTGGGGTGATGCTCTACACCCTTTTGGTGGGGCGCTACCCCTTCCATGACTCAGACCCCAGTGCCCTTTTCTCCAAAATCCGACGTGGACAGTTCTGCATTCCTGACCACATTTCTCCCAAAGCCAGGTGCCTCATTCGCAGCCTCCTGAGACGGGAGCCTTCGGAGAGACTCACTGCCCCAGAGATCTTACTCCATCCCTGGTTTGAGTCTGTCTTGGAACCTGGGTACGTCGACTCAGAAGTAGGAACTTCCGACCAGATTGTTCCAGAGTACCAGGAGGACAGTGACATCAGTTCCTTCTTCTGCTAA